In Cucurbita pepo subsp. pepo cultivar mu-cu-16 chromosome LG10, ASM280686v2, whole genome shotgun sequence, the DNA window CCTTCTCTACTACGCCTCCAAATCCAATGACTCCTTCCACATGACCCACTCCGATCTCAAGCCCATCTCCGACGTCCTCCGAAAATGCTCCACTCCATGTAATTTCCTCATCTTCGGCCTCACCCAAGAGACCCTTCTCTGGAAATCCCTCAACCACAACGGCCGCACTGTCTTCATCGACGAGAATCGATACTACGCTGCCTTCATCGAAGAAAAACACCCCGAAATTGACGCCTACGACGTGCAGTACACCACTAAGATAACCGAATTGAACGAACTGATTTCCACGGTTAGAGAGCAGATTCGGAACGAGTGCCGTCCCGTACAGAATCTTCTGTTCTCCGACTGCAGGCTGGGACTCAACGACCTTCCGAACCACGTGTACGATGTTGATTGGGACGTGATTCTAGTAGATGGCCCACGAGGGGACTGGCCCGACGCACCCGGACGAATGTCGGCCATTTACACGGCTGGGGTTCTGGCGAGGAGCAAAAAAGGAGGGAACCCCAAAACGCAGGTTTTTGTGCATGATTTTAACGGCGAAGTGGAGAGAGTCTG includes these proteins:
- the LOC111804450 gene encoding protein IRX15-LIKE-like; this encodes MKPNPNNTRLILLHPYIHKQGTSSKIWLLAFLSFFSLAFLLLLLLLYTRASTTPIAASTTVAASSIVSTSTATPLPTTVINTLLYYASKSNDSFHMTHSDLKPISDVLRKCSTPCNFLIFGLTQETLLWKSLNHNGRTVFIDENRYYAAFIEEKHPEIDAYDVQYTTKITELNELISTVREQIRNECRPVQNLLFSDCRLGLNDLPNHVYDVDWDVILVDGPRGDWPDAPGRMSAIYTAGVLARSKKGGNPKTQVFVHDFNGEVERVCSDEFLCNENLVEATHTLGHYVIERMDENCFQFCHNTTTFRS